The Triticum dicoccoides isolate Atlit2015 ecotype Zavitan chromosome 6A, WEW_v2.0, whole genome shotgun sequence genome has a window encoding:
- the LOC119318975 gene encoding uncharacterized protein LOC119318975: MGAKVSSSSNHRGSLSEQAHQPASVRVIAADGSLKELPATPRVAVSDVLAGEAASFFVCNSDALYFNEPPPALASDELLRPGQIYFLLPAAVLTRPLSSADMAALAVRAGAKRPERRGGKKNLRVVPVREEVEDCEDVMFNEKLNERTLGEFAVSVSPAKKSNGKLAARSRLRLKRALSIIEEAAD; encoded by the coding sequence ATGGGCGCCAAGGTTTCCAGCAGTTCCAACCACCGAGGCAGCCTGTCGGAGCAGGCACACCAGCCGGCGTCCGTCAGGGTCATCGCCGCCGACGGCTCGCTGAAGGAGCTCCCTGCCACTCCCCGCGTCGCCGTCTCCGACGTTCTCGCCGGCGAGGCCGCCTCCTTCTTCGTGTGCAACTCCGACGCGCTCTACTTCAACGAGCCCCCACCGGCGCTGGCCTCCGACGAGCTGCTCCGGCCGGGACAAATATACTTCCTGCTCCCGGCGGCGGTTCTCACACGGCCGCTCTCGAGCGCCGACATGGCCGCGCTGGCCGTGCGCGCGGGCGCCAAAAGGCCTGAGCGGCGCGGCGGCAAGAAGAACCTTCGCGTCGTGCCGGTGCGCGAGGAGGTGGAAGACTGCGAGGACGTCATGTTCAACGAGAAGCTTAACGAGCGGACCCTCGGGGAGTTCGCGGTGTCGGTGAGTCCGGCGAAGAAGAGCAACGGGAAGCTCGCCGCGCGGTCGCGGCTGAGGCTGAAGCGGGCTCTGAGCATCATAGAGGAGGCTGCTGACTGA